A section of the Carya illinoinensis cultivar Pawnee chromosome 12, C.illinoinensisPawnee_v1, whole genome shotgun sequence genome encodes:
- the LOC122289982 gene encoding uncharacterized protein LOC122289982, with product MAEKTNYQQMYPVAPATKQPSSDEELATLHSDELRRKKRIKWAIYIVIFVVFQAIVIAVFSVTVLKVKTPKVRLGTAVTFQNVNTSTQPLASFDISFITQVRVKNINFGPYKYDSATAVFMYDGVMVGEVSIPKGKAGMLSTKKVSVTVNVNSKALQSTSNLGRELSGGVLTLTSHTKLSGKVELMFVMKKKKSAEMNCTMSINVSPNYELRYLKCK from the coding sequence ATGGCAGAGAAAACAAATTACCAACAGATGTACCCAGTAGCACCGGCAACTAAGCAGCCAAGCAGCGACGAAGAATTGGCGACCTTGCACTCTGACGAGCTCCGCCGGAAGAAAAGGATCAAGTGGGccatatatattgttatatttgtTGTGTTTCAAGCTATAGTTATCGCTGTCTTTTCCGTCACTGTGTTGAAAGTTAAGACCCCAAAGGTGAGGTTGGGCACGGCGGTGACGTTCCAGAACGTGAACACTAGCACTCAACCATTGGCTTCCTTTGACATAAGCTTCATAACCCAAGTTAGGGTTAAGAACATCAACTTCGGTCCCTACAAGTATGACAGCGCCACTGCCGTGTTCATGTACGACGGTGTGATGGTGGGTGAGGTTAGTATTCCTAAAGGAAAGGCTGGGATGCTTTCGACTAAGAAAGTTAGTGTTACTGTTAATGTGAATTCAAAGGCCCTGCAAAGCACTTCGAATCTTGGACGTGAGTTGAGTGGCGGGGTCTTGACGTTGACAAGCCATACCAAGCTCAGCGGGAAAGTGGAATTGATGTTtgtgatgaagaagaaaaagtccGCCGAAATGAACTGCACAATGAGTATCAATGTTTCACCGAATTATGAGCTCCGATATTTGAAGTGCAAGTGA
- the LOC122289372 gene encoding late embryogenesis abundant protein At1g64065-like → MAEKTDQQAINEQARSDEESCGVESKELRRKKRIKCIVSCIISQIIQTLIFTLIVMRVRTPKVRLGTVTFPNLVTGTQLIPYFDLTMMAQIKVKNRNFGPYKFESTNATFSFQGVTVGHVLIPEGKAGFLSTEKVSVTLNMSSNALPRFNGSLGSELGAGVLTLNGQAKLSGKVTLMLIIKKKKSAQMNCTLAINLSAKAIQDLNCM, encoded by the coding sequence ATGGCTGAGAAAACCGACCAGCAGGCAATAAACGAGCAAGCTAGAAGCGATGAAGAATCATGCGGGGTGGAATCCAAGGAGCTTCGTCGAAAGAAGAGGATAAAGTGCATCGTCTCATGCATTATCAGTCAGATTATACAGACTTTGATCTTCACTCTCATTGTGATGAGGGTCAGGACGCCTAAGGTCAGGTTGGGAACGGTCACGTTCCCAAATTTGGTGACCGGCACTCAGTTGATACCTTACTTTGACTTGACCATGATGGCCCAAATAAAAGTTAAGAACAGGAACTTCGGACCCTACAAATTTGAGAGCACCAACGCGACGTTCTCGTTCCAGGGTGTAACTGTGGGACATGTCCTTATTCCCGAAGGCAAAGCTGGCTTTCTTTCGACGGAAAAGGTGAGTGTGACATTGAACATGAGCTCGAATGCACTGCCAAGGTTCAATGGGAGTCTGGGAAGTGAGCTGGGTGCTGGGGTCTTGACCTTGAATGGGCAAGCCAAGTTGAGTGGGAAGGTGACACTGATGCTTATCATCAAGAAAAAGAAGTCTGCCCAAATGAACTGCACCTTGGCTATTAATTTGTCAGCAAAGGCAATCCAGGATTTGAATTGCATGTGA
- the LOC122290329 gene encoding late embryogenesis abundant protein At1g64065-like, with product MADEHSLPFTPSKIYQRSDEEIATFKALRKERSGKCFVYVFAGIVILCLFTLVFALIVLRFRFPDVNLSSVAVKNLRLSNVGTASSSNSSFSATLVAEVTIKNTNFGRFNFENSTMSMLYGGMDVGDIGIGRWSVKARETRKMNVAVEVRSNRLSDTKNLSSDMMLGKLKLNSYARLSGRVTLLNIIKKRKITEMNCTMTLDLTRGAFEDLQC from the coding sequence atggCAGATGAACATTCACTTCCTTTTACACCCAGCAAAATATACCAGAGAAGCGACGAAGAGATTGCCACGTTCAAAGCACTTAGAAAAGAACGAAGTGGCAAGTGTTTCGTTTATGTCTTTGCTGGTATAGTCATCCTGTGCCTCTTCACATTGGTATTTGCCTTAATCGTGTTACGTTTTAGATTTCCCGACGTGAACTTGAGTTCGGTCGCAGTGAAAAATCTTAGGTTGTCTAACGTCGGCACTGCATCATCGTCTAATTCTTCGTTTAGTGCCACTTTGGTCGCCGAGGTGACTATCAAGAACACGAATTTCGGCCGGTTTAATTTCGAGAACAGCACGATGAGTATGCTGTATGGAGGCATGGATGTTGGCGATATTGGAATAGGCCGTTGGAGTGTTAAAGCCAGAGAGACCCGGAAGATGAATGTTGCAGTGGAAGTAAGATCCAACAGGCTGTCAGATACCAAGAACCTTAGCAGTGATATGATGTTAGGGAAGTTGAAACTGAACAGCTATGCCAGGTTGAGTGGTAGAGTGACTTTACTGAATATTATTAAGAAGAGGAAGATCACAGAAATGAACTGCACCATGACTCTTGACTTGACAAGAGGTGCATTCGAGGATCTTCAATGCTAG